In the genome of Dermacentor variabilis isolate Ectoservices chromosome 5, ASM5094787v1, whole genome shotgun sequence, one region contains:
- the LOC142582105 gene encoding uncharacterized protein LOC142582105, whose amino-acid sequence MDGETQGAAQAPSTTDPEAMAARRLELELEKVRLQLECERIALRRVELEQSSRPPSVSEGSDRHGAITDGIAQCAKVLKAYRLPCDTDVPIWFDEVEKLFASFQVPAHSRVHFIMPALAERVRYLLRGLNDEECADYETVKKAVLDELKITPAKYLERFEKASKRKEETWAQFASRARTYLAYYLQSRNANTKEAMTELMVADRMKASLSSEALEYVLLREGEDWFKPVEVAKVLETFEQAKGKGRATKPAATASLLQHSKLASPQRTNLKCHVCHVQGHLARDCPKASNKEQQGKAPTVQNQRVQKVVVVSEEPPSEQERVLSARVQVLAQNASSGRSKLDLIPIVCGDVATEAVLDIGSKITVVRKSMLPVVLQEPSRTVKLESAFGNTIRANLATLPVGMYRPGAVIQPQRIDLVCVVTDELANGVDCLLSKGDWELLQAQEQEEFGGENIPRVANSGS is encoded by the coding sequence ATGGATGGTGAGACGCAAGGCGCTGctcaggctccgagcacgacagatccagaggccatggcggcgagacgcctggagctggagctggaaaaggtgcgcctacagctagagtgcgagcgcattgctctacggagagtggagctcgagcagtcgagcaggccgccttcggtgtcggaaggaagcgatcggcacggtgccatcacggatggaatagcacaatgtgctaaagtgcttaaggcataccggttgccgtgtgacactgacgttccgatatggtttgatgaggtcgaaaagttgtttgcatcttttcaagtaccagcacatagccgtgtacattttatcatgcctgcgctggccgagcgggttcgttatctgttgcgtggcctcaatgacgaggaatgtgcagattatgagactgtaaagaaggcggtattagatgaacttaagatcacgccagctaaatacttggagaggtttgaaaaggcatctaaacgaaaggaggaaacttgggctcagttcgcgtcccgcgcgagaacttatttggcctattaccttcaatctcgaaatgcaaacaccaaagaagctatgacggagcttatggtcgctgaccgtatgaaagccagtctaagctcagaagcccttgaatatgttcttttgcgggagggcgaagattggtttaagccagtggaggtggcgaaagtgctcgagactttcgagcaagctaaagggaaaggacgagcaactaagccagccgcaacagcctcactgctgcagcactcaaaactagctagcccgcagaggacaaatttaaaatgccacgtgtgtcatgtacagggtcacctagccagagactgcccaaaagcttcaaataaagaacagcaggggaaggcgccgactgtgcaaaaccaaagggtacagaaggttgttgttgtaagtgaagaacctccatcagagcaagaaagggtgctaagcgctagagtaCAAGTCttagctcaaaatgctagttcagggaggtcaaagctggacctcATCCCTATCGTGTGCGGGGATGTAGCAACAGAAGCTGTGTTGGACATAGGTAGTAAGATAACGGTggtccgtaaaagtatgttgcccgtcgttttacaggagccatcacgaacagtaaaactcgagtcggcattcggaaacaccattcgagctaacctagctacgctgcccgtaggcatgtatcgcccgggggctgtgatacaaccgcagaggattGATCTGGTGTGCGtggttacagacgaacttgcaaacggggttgactgcctgctgtcaaagggagattgggaactactacaggcgcaggaacAAGAGGAGTTTGGAGGAGAAAATATTCCGCGGGTGGCCAATTCC